The nucleotide sequence GAGAGCGGAACAGGCAAAGAACTTGTTGCCAGATGTATACATCGTATAATGAATGAGTGGTGTGCTTCAAGGTGTGCACCCTTTATAGCGATTAATTGCACTGCATTGCCTGAAACCCTTCTTGAAAGTGAACTCTTTGGCTACGAAAAGGGCGCATTCACAGACGCAAAGACTGAAAAGAAAGGAATATTTGAACTGGCAAATGGAGGGACGATACTTCTTGATGAGATAGGTGACATGAAGCCAAATCTTCAGAGCAAACTCTTAAGGGTACTGGAGGAAAGAACAATAAGACGCATTGGAGGACATGAGGAAATACCGATAGATGTAACTGTCATGGCTACTTCCAACAGAGACCTCTCTGATGAGGTTGAAAAGGGTGAATTTCGGATAGATTTGTTCTACAGGCTGAATACCTTCTCTCTGCATATTCTACCGCTCAGAGACAGGAGAGAGGATATACCTATCCTTGCAAAATATTTCCTTGTACATTTTACTACAAAATACGATAACAAGACTCTAAAGGGTATATCTCCGACTGCTGAGAAACTTCTCGTCTCTTATAACTGGCCTGGCAATGTGAGAGAACTACGGAATGTTATAGAAAGGATTGTGGTTCTCGAAAACAGTGAATTTATACTGCCAGAGCATCTACCAAAGGAGATTATTAGTCCAAGTCATTTATCAAATCACAGATTCATCCTTCCAGATACAGGGTTATCCCTCGATAAACTTGAAAAAGAACTCATTCAGCAGGCACTCGAAAAGGCAAAGAATAACAAGTCCCTCGCTGCAAAACTCCTGAATATAAGCTACGACTCCCTCAGATACCAGATAAAGAAATTCGGGTTAGAATAGATTTTGGTGAAATCACCGACTACAATTGGTTATTTCACCAGACGAGAGATCTTTCCATTATCCTTCCTTCAAAACAACAAATCATAACCAATTAATTTAATTAGCAAAATTGAACTAACCTTGATTCAAACAGATTGGCATTCTATTTGCTTTTTTATTTTAAAGATGAAAGGAGGTGATTATATGATTAAAAGAAAAAATATTCTTCTATTTCTGACGGTGTTGTCTTTTGTTTTACTGGCAGTGGGGACCTCCTATGCCGCTGATTATGTAGGTTCAGAGAAATGCTTCAAGTGCCATGCTGCAAAATACAATGACTGGAAGGTCTCTGGACATCCGTATAAGATCAGAAAGGCAGAAATAGCTAAATTTTCTCCTCTACCTCTTCCAGAGGGCTATTCATGGGATGATATATCCTATGTAGTCGGTGGTTATAAATGGAAAGCGAGATATATGGACAAAAAAGGCTATATCATAACATCTGCAGGTGGGAAGCCTGGCAAAAACCAGTATAACATGATGGTAGGAAAATGGGGAGATTATCACCCTGGAGAGGTGAAGAAATACGACTGTGGGAGGTGTCATACAACAGGTTATTCCAAAGAAGGCAATCAGGATGGACTTGAGGGTATAGTCGGGACATGGAAGGCGCCCGGAATACAGTGTGAGGCATGTCATGGACCTGGAAGCGAGCATGTGGTAAGTGCTGATAAGACAAAGATAAAGGTAGATAAATCAGCTGCATTCTGTGGTCAGTGCCATATCAGGGGTGCTAAGGAGAAGATACCTGCCAAGGGAGGTTTCATACGGCATCATGAACAGTATAATGAACTTCTGGCAAGTCCGCATAAGGGTTTCGACTGTGTCTTATGCCATGACCCCCATAAGAAGGCAGAGTTCTCTATAAGAAAAGACTGCGCCTTATGCCATGAAAAGGCAGGCAAGGATTATGCTGGAAGTAAGATGCAGAAGATTGGTATAAAATGCACAGATTGCCACATGCCGAAAGCAACAAAATCTGCTGTTGCCTTTGGAAAGTATGAAGCAGATGTGAAGACACACCTCTTTAAGATAAATACAGATGCAACTACATCCATGTTTACGGCTGATGGAAAGTTTGCCAAAGGCTTTACAACAGTAGAATATTCCTGTCTACAGTGCCATAAGGACAGGGATAAAGGTTGGGCAGCAGCAAAGGCAAAGGGGGTTCACAGCATAGGGAAATAAATAGACATAGAAGGGAGGTGGAGGGGAGGCTTTAGCCTCCCCTTTTTTATGTCTCTATCTTTATTATCCCCTTCTGAATAGCAAACTTAATCAGTCCTGCACGGGTATGGATGTCAAGTTTCTCTGAGATATTGGTCTGGTGGGCAATTACGGTTTTAACACTTATATCGAGCATATCTGCGATCTCTTTATGTGTATATCCCTCAGCTACGAGTTTTAATACCTGTTTTTCTCTATCTGTAAGTTTTTCGTAAGGGTCTTCTACTGCCTCTTTCTGCCTGTTCAGATAACCTGATACTACTTCGGATGCAATTGAAGAAAAGAGATAAAATTCTCCACGGCTGACCGCCCTTATAGCAGAGATCAGTTCACTTCCAACAGCATTTTTGAGTAGATATCCTGAAACACCAGCCTTAAGAAATCGTGATATGTATTCTTTATTATCATACTGGGTAAGGACAAGTATCTTTATGTCAGGATTTATCTTTTTGATCTCGAGAGTTGCCTCTAAACCTCCAAGCCCAGGCATTGCTATATCCATCAAAACAACATCAGGATTAAATTCTTTAACCTTCTTAATAGCCTCTATCCCATTTGACGCCTCTGCGACAACCTCCACATCGTCATAAAGCCTGAGGATCGCAGAAATGCCTTCTCTTACCAGTGCATGGTCATCCGCAATGAGTATCTTTGTTTTATACATTTTAAACCTCTAATGGCTCTAATGGAACCTTTAGCGATATCCTCGTGCCACTGCCTGTAGATGAACATATCTCTAATCTTCCATTTAAAAGTGCTGCCCGTTCCTTCATTCCTAAAAGCCCCAACCCTCTTCTTTCTTCTGTATGTCTGAGCATAGAGCGAACATCAAAACCCTCTCCATCATCTTCTATTTCCACATTGACTGCATTATCGTATGACTTCAGAATAACAAATACATTTTCTGCCCTTGAGTGCTTGGCAATATTTATAATTGCCTCCTGTATTATCCTGAATAGGATTATCTCGACTACAGGGTCAAATCTCTTTTCATAGATCTCCTCTATATTTAAGAAGTAATTGATTCCTTTTTCTCCAAGGTGTCTGTCAAGAAGCCATCTGATAGATGCCTCTATGCCTAGGTCATCGAGGATCGAAGGTCTCAGGTTCTGGACGATATTGTGAATTCCGTCCGATGCCTCTAAAATAATATCCTTCATTTCTTCAAAACATCTTTGCATATTGGGTGGCTCTCGATCTAAGTATAGTATCTTTCTATCAGTACTTTTCATTTTATCTTTTACACTACCCGGATGGTGCTCAAAATAGAGCTTACACATATCGATCTTCATCAAGAGTATTGACATTAATTGAAGCGTTTCATCATGAAGTTCCCTCGCTATCCTTTTCCTTTCTTCCTCCTGCGATGAGATGACCTTTTTCAGCAGATTTTCCACTTGCTGCTGTGTATATCTTATCTGCTCTGTCCTTTCGATGACACGCATTTCAAGCTCTGAGCTATATCTCCTAATATTCTCCAAGGATTCTGCGAGCTGTATGCGCATTGTTTCAAAACTTCTGCTCAGAGTGCCAATTTCATCGCTACCCTGCGGGGAGATAGAATTTGACAGGTCCCCTTTAGCGATCCGCTCAGTTGCATCTATCAGACTCCGTATAGGCTTGATTATGCTTTTACGCATCCCTATTGTTAATGCGATTGCTGTGCTGATAAAGATGATTCCAAGGGCAAAAAATGTCTTCTTCAACTTTGAGGTCGGGGCAAAAACCTCTTCCCGTGGTTGCTGTATGGATATCCCCCATGGTGCTGTCTCAAGAGGAGTAAATGCCAGTATATTTTCAGATTTTCTTTTATCAGTTTCAGAGTGACACTGATGACATGTCCTGACGATAGTTTTCTTTGTATTAATCATCGTATTAAAGAATTTGTCATGGTCGCACCAGGTTAGAACCCGCAATGGATTTGTAGAAGCTATAATGACACCATTTGAATCAATAATCTCGATAAATGTGCTTTTGCCAATATCGATTGCCTTTAGCATCTGACTCAGCATGGGATTTGTCGGATCGATTTCTCCTCCAGCTATTCCAACAATCCTGCCATTCTTATCCTTTAACGGCACAAGAGCAAATATAACCTTTCTCTTTGTAGGTTCTATTGTATAGATATTTGAAACAATATGCCTCCCTTCAGCAATAATCCTGTTGACAGGAAGAATGCTTGATATATTGACGGCACTATCAGGGGATCGCGGAGGATAGGTTAAAATGGCATTTCCTCTTCTATCGAGGAGGAAGATTCCATCTGTAAAAATGGAATACATATAGGCTGTGCGCAGGGCTTTTTTTTCAGGCTCAAAGTCATTATCCTCAAGATCAATTCCACCTGAAACAGAGATATCATAGAGACGGGTAAGATTACCCTGTATTATGTTATCTATATAATTGCCAATCAGATGGGCTAATGCCAGTCTATTATCAAGTGAATTCTCTATGCTCTTATCAACGATATAATAACTAACCACCCCCAGACCTATCAATATTATTGACATCCCTAAAATTATTGACAGGATTATTCTTTTCTGCAAAGTAACATCCTCGACTTAATCAATTAGAGTTTGTATTTATTATAACTCTATTATATGGCAAAAAGAATAAAAAAGTCTTTAGATGGCTGTTTCGGAGGAATGGGATTCTTCATGGCGATGTCCAGTTATTTCGGCAATATCCACTCCTTCAATACGTGCAAGTTCTAAGGGATGTTCATGTGCCATTCTTTCTCTCAATATCTTTCCTGTAAATATTGTCGTATCCAGTGGGAATACCTCGGGACTGAATATAGCGTTATAGATATGCCATGTGACAATAACGAGAAAGGCAAGTAATGCCTCATTTGTATGTAAAGCCTTTGCAGCTGGTATAAACTCTGATGGGAGAAATTTTGCAACATCCGTAGGAAACCAGAGCATCAGTCCTGAGAGTATCATAAAGAGTCCACCTAAAATAACACCCCAGTATTCAAACTTCTGTTTGTAGTCATAGCGGTCACAGATGGCAGGGCGGTTTGTCAATCCAAAGTAAAATTTAAGATTGTCTATTGCATCCTGGAAATCCTTTGTGTTGATAATCATTGATGCAGGCCATTTTTTAAAAATAACACCCGCAGATGCAACAATAATGTGCTGGAGGGTAAGAATAGTAAAGGTCAATCCAGTATAGCGGTGAATCAGTCTAACCATATCAATACCACCAAGATTTATGATAATCCAGTGAGAGAGTTCAAAATCGTGAAATTTCTGAGATAGTCCTGTTACTACCAGTATAGCGAAGCACAGGGCATTAAGCCAGTGTTCTATTATGCGATGGGGTCTGAATCTTTTAATATATACATTACCTAATCTGGTCTCCTCCATCAGTCTCTCCTTTCACATTTGTCATTGCGAGCCCCTTGTTCTCTGTCATTGTGAGCCCTTCGCTCTCTGTCATTAATTATTTATCTTATCTACTGACAGCATATCGCCAGATATGCAATAGTATCTGTAAAACCAGCCCGATAACCATAAATGGTATAAATATCTTATAAAGTAAGTTAATAATAAATACCAGCGGAGCTTTCTTAAGGCTTGGTTCATAATGTGACATCCATGCTTCAGGGAAATCTCCAGTAGCAGCCGCATGGCACTTCTGGCACCTTTTCACCAACTTCTCTTTTACTACAGTTGCGGCAGGTCCTGTGGTTTTTGTTAGGTCATGAATTCCATGACAATCCACACAGACAGCTATGGGTTTAACCGTAGGTCTGGCACGCATATCCTTCTGTTTTTTATAAAATTTTAAGGTGACCCCATGGAAGTCCTGTAGATAGGTTTTTACAACACCAGTAGAAAGACCATACTTTCTCATTATTTCTTTATTCGCATGGCAATTTCCGCATATATCAGGCACCTTCTCTCGGTAATCAAAGGTTCGAGGGTCAACCATACTATGTGCCGTATGACAGTTTGCACAAGCAGGCACATCCAGGTTATGCTCAACAAAAAGCGCATTACCATGAACGCTGGAGGCGTATGTGTTATATATGTCTCTATGGCACTTTTCGCATCTCTTGGCGCTTACAGTTCTCTCTTTTCCTGTCTGTGCTATTGAATGGGCACCATGACAATCCGTGCATACAGGTGCCCTGAGGTCACCCTTGCTGAGCATAGTAAAATGGATACTCTCGAGGGTCCTTGTATACTTGTCAAAATGACACCGTCTGCAGGTCTCTGAAGCAGCAATGCCATAATCACGCCTGCTTTTAAAACTCCTCTGAGGATGTTGTTCTATCGAGAAGCCAAAATGACAGTCAGAGCAGCTGAGTTTGCTGTGCACAGAGCCTTTGAGGTGTGATGTATCTACAAAAACAGGCATTTCCTCACCGTCTTTGAATCTCATGGTTAATCTATGGCTATGACAATTCATGCAATACTGGGTTTCATCTGCAAAGGCTTTTCCACCAGCTATCCGTTTTACCAGATGGAAACCATGACAATCAACACATACAGGTGCTTCAGGTTTCTCCTTTATTAGCATACTGAGATGTATGGGTTTTGCTTTGATCTGACTATCAGGGTGACACTGCCTGCAGCCTTGGGATGCCTTTGCTGTATATTCCCTTTTGTTCTTGAATTTTCTCTGTGGATGTTTTTCGATGGAAAAGTCTGTATGGCAGTTGGAGCATGTCAAGTTACTATGAACGG is from Nitrospirota bacterium and encodes:
- a CDS encoding sigma-54 dependent transcriptional regulator; the protein is MRDKARVFLIDDDELIALMLSKSLKNEGYEVHAETNTFNNIVSKIKSWSPDVVLLDIRLPEQSGIDILKEIRSSELNTQVVMLTSDDTAETAVKCMKLGAVDYLTKPFNMDEVKIVISNIIEKERLKQEINYLRRVYCELFEKDIIGESGVITELKANMEKIAHARVPSILITGESGTGKELVARCIHRIMNEWCASRCAPFIAINCTALPETLLESELFGYEKGAFTDAKTEKKGIFELANGGTILLDEIGDMKPNLQSKLLRVLEERTIRRIGGHEEIPIDVTVMATSNRDLSDEVEKGEFRIDLFYRLNTFSLHILPLRDRREDIPILAKYFLVHFTTKYDNKTLKGISPTAEKLLVSYNWPGNVRELRNVIERIVVLENSEFILPEHLPKEIISPSHLSNHRFILPDTGLSLDKLEKELIQQALEKAKNNKSLAAKLLNISYDSLRYQIKKFGLE
- a CDS encoding multiheme c-type cytochrome translates to MIKRKNILLFLTVLSFVLLAVGTSYAADYVGSEKCFKCHAAKYNDWKVSGHPYKIRKAEIAKFSPLPLPEGYSWDDISYVVGGYKWKARYMDKKGYIITSAGGKPGKNQYNMMVGKWGDYHPGEVKKYDCGRCHTTGYSKEGNQDGLEGIVGTWKAPGIQCEACHGPGSEHVVSADKTKIKVDKSAAFCGQCHIRGAKEKIPAKGGFIRHHEQYNELLASPHKGFDCVLCHDPHKKAEFSIRKDCALCHEKAGKDYAGSKMQKIGIKCTDCHMPKATKSAVAFGKYEADVKTHLFKINTDATTSMFTADGKFAKGFTTVEYSCLQCHKDRDKGWAAAKAKGVHSIGK
- a CDS encoding response regulator transcription factor: MYKTKILIADDHALVREGISAILRLYDDVEVVAEASNGIEAIKKVKEFNPDVVLMDIAMPGLGGLEATLEIKKINPDIKILVLTQYDNKEYISRFLKAGVSGYLLKNAVGSELISAIRAVSRGEFYLFSSIASEVVSGYLNRQKEAVEDPYEKLTDREKQVLKLVAEGYTHKEIADMLDISVKTVIAHQTNISEKLDIHTRAGLIKFAIQKGIIKIET
- a CDS encoding cache domain-containing protein, which produces MQKRIILSIILGMSIILIGLGVVSYYIVDKSIENSLDNRLALAHLIGNYIDNIIQGNLTRLYDISVSGGIDLEDNDFEPEKKALRTAYMYSIFTDGIFLLDRRGNAILTYPPRSPDSAVNISSILPVNRIIAEGRHIVSNIYTIEPTKRKVIFALVPLKDKNGRIVGIAGGEIDPTNPMLSQMLKAIDIGKSTFIEIIDSNGVIIASTNPLRVLTWCDHDKFFNTMINTKKTIVRTCHQCHSETDKRKSENILAFTPLETAPWGISIQQPREEVFAPTSKLKKTFFALGIIFISTAIALTIGMRKSIIKPIRSLIDATERIAKGDLSNSISPQGSDEIGTLSRSFETMRIQLAESLENIRRYSSELEMRVIERTEQIRYTQQQVENLLKKVISSQEEERKRIARELHDETLQLMSILLMKIDMCKLYFEHHPGSVKDKMKSTDRKILYLDREPPNMQRCFEEMKDIILEASDGIHNIVQNLRPSILDDLGIEASIRWLLDRHLGEKGINYFLNIEEIYEKRFDPVVEIILFRIIQEAIINIAKHSRAENVFVILKSYDNAVNVEIEDDGEGFDVRSMLRHTEERRGLGLLGMKERAALLNGRLEICSSTGSGTRISLKVPLEPLEV
- a CDS encoding cytochrome b/b6 domain-containing protein — translated: MEETRLGNVYIKRFRPHRIIEHWLNALCFAILVVTGLSQKFHDFELSHWIIINLGGIDMVRLIHRYTGLTFTILTLQHIIVASAGVIFKKWPASMIINTKDFQDAIDNLKFYFGLTNRPAICDRYDYKQKFEYWGVILGGLFMILSGLMLWFPTDVAKFLPSEFIPAAKALHTNEALLAFLVIVTWHIYNAIFSPEVFPLDTTIFTGKILRERMAHEHPLELARIEGVDIAEITGHRHEESHSSETAI
- a CDS encoding cytochrome c3 family protein, yielding MVKVARKINFLLTFLLTAFVLFLQHTSAEGGTVSEEALVCMGCHSNKELSKTLENKELLPVFVDINQIKESVHSNLTCSNCHTDFSIEKHPQRKFKNKREYTAKASQGCRQCHPDSQIKAKPIHLSMLIKEKPEAPVCVDCHGFHLVKRIAGGKAFADETQYCMNCHSHRLTMRFKDGEEMPVFVDTSHLKGSVHSKLSCSDCHFGFSIEQHPQRSFKSRRDYGIAASETCRRCHFDKYTRTLESIHFTMLSKGDLRAPVCTDCHGAHSIAQTGKERTVSAKRCEKCHRDIYNTYASSVHGNALFVEHNLDVPACANCHTAHSMVDPRTFDYREKVPDICGNCHANKEIMRKYGLSTGVVKTYLQDFHGVTLKFYKKQKDMRARPTVKPIAVCVDCHGIHDLTKTTGPAATVVKEKLVKRCQKCHAAATGDFPEAWMSHYEPSLKKAPLVFIINLLYKIFIPFMVIGLVLQILLHIWRYAVSR